In Glycine max cultivar Williams 82 chromosome 7, Glycine_max_v4.0, whole genome shotgun sequence, a single window of DNA contains:
- the LOC100815794 gene encoding protein WHAT'S THIS FACTOR 1 homolog, chloroplastic, producing MEPSLLLSSPSSSTPLPFFISNTLLCHPKPKLSTKLNCTLQKSQVWGTNLSWVPSQSHHGRPKLDAVRPIITAAVKRRKEIPFDNVIQRDKKLKFVVKVRNILVTQPDRVMSLKTLGKFKRDLGLDKKRRLIAVLKKFPAVFQIMEEGVYSLKFKMTPEAERLYFEEMRVRNEMEELVVVKLRKLLMMSLEKRILLEKIAHLKTDFGLPPEFRDTVCHRYPQYFKVVATQRGPALELTHWDPELAVSAAELAAEENRIREVEEQNLIIDRPPKFNRVKLPKGLNLSKGEMRKIMQFRDLPYISPYSDFSGLRPGSREKEKHACGVVHEILSLTLEKRTLVDHLTHFREEFRFSQQLRGMLIRHPDMFYVSLKGDRDSVFLREGYQDSQLVEKDRLLLIKEKLRTLVNVPRFPKGPARRIVEDSMRGSDSREDESGEEEEEWLEDVDNLMNDDGFDDIDDGDDWSDEEDDDLPPDFDEDAELLEMGQGKTIKQDSRQNDEMVLLPVLPDGRPREQW from the coding sequence ATGGAGCCTTCACTCCTACTTTCTTCACCTTCATCATCCACCCCTTTACCTTTCTTCATCTCAAACACACTTCTTTGCCATCCAAAACCCAAACTTTCTACCAAACTCAATTGCACCCTACAAAAGTCCCAAGTTTGGGGCACAAATTTGAGTTGGGTCCCATCACAATCACATCATGGAAGACCTAAATTGGATGCAGTGAGGCCCATAATAACAGCAGCGGTGAAGAGAAGGAAAGAGATTCCCTTCGACAACGTCATCCAGAGGGACAAGAAGCTCAAATTTGTGGTCAAGGTAAGGAACATTCTAGTGACTCAACCAGATAGGGTTATGTCACTTAAGACCCTTGGTAAGTTCAAAAGAGATTTGGGTCTTGATAAAAAGAGGAGACTTATTGCCGTGTTGAAGAAATTCCCAGCAGTGTTTCAGATTATGGAAGAAGGGGTTTACTCCCTCAAATTCAAAATGACCCCTGAAGCCGAAAGGCTCTATTTTGAGGAAATGAGGGTTAGGAATGAGATGGAAGAGTTGGTGGTTGTGAAGCTTAGGAAGTTGTTGATGATGTCACTCGAAAAACGGATTTTGTTGGAGAAAATTGCACATCTCAAGACCGATTTCGGTCTCCCACCAGAGTTTCGAGACACCGTTTGTCATAGGTATCCTCAGTACTTCAAAGTGGTTGCAACTCAGCGTGGTCCTGCTTTGGAGTTAACTCATTGGGACCCTGAGCTTGCAGTTTCGGCGGCTGAGCTAGCGGCAGAGGAGAATCGCATTAGGGAAGTGGAGGAGCAGAATTTGATCATAGACAGGCCTCCCAAGTTCAATAGGGTGAAGCTTCCCAAGGGTCTTAATCTTTCCAAGGGGGAGATGAGGAAGATTATGCAGTTCAGAGACTTGCCTTATATTTCGCCTTACTCGGATTTCTCAGGACTTAGGCCTGGGTCTAGGGAGAAGGAGAAGCATGCTTGTGGAGTTGTTCATGAGATTCTGAGCCTCACACTTGAGAAGCGAACGCTGGTTGATCACCTTACGCATTTTCGAGAGGAGTTCAGATTCTCTCAGCAGCTGAGGGGGATGCTGATAAGGCATCCTGATATGTTTTATGTCTCTCTTAAAGGAGATAGGGATTCTGTGTTTCTGAGGGAAGGCTACCAAGATTCTCAGTTGGTGGAGAAGGACCGGTTGTTGCTTATAAAGGAAAAGCTTCGTACTCTGGTTAATGTTCCACGGTTTCCCAAGGGACCTGCTCGCAGGATAGTTGAAGATAGCATGAGAGGAAGTGATAGCAGAGAAGATGAAAGTggtgaagaggaagaagaatggTTAGAAGATGTTGATAATTTAATGAATGATGATGGGTTTGATGacattgatgatggtgatgacTGGAgtgatgaagaagatgatgatttgcCGCCAGATTTTGATGAGGATGCTGAACTTTTGGAGATGGGGCAAGGAAAGACTATTAAACAAGACTCGAGACAGAATGATGAAATGGTCCTTCTTCCTGTACTCCCTGATGGTCGTCCAAGAGAACAATGGTGA
- the LOC100786566 gene encoding putative receptor protein kinase ZmPK1, translated as MASSTFLLPLFVSLIFHNFQHSSSFSLSVEKFKEDVIVSSPKGKFTAGFYPVGDNAYCFAIWYTQPPHTLVWMANRDQPVNGKRSTLSLLTTGNLVLTDAAQFMVWSTNTATSSKQVQLHFYDTGNLVLLDNSDNVALLWQSFDFPTDTLLPNQPLRKSTNLISSRSGTNYSSGYYKLFFDFENVLRLMYQGPQVSSVYWPYDWLRSNNIDYGIGNGRYTFNDSRVVVLDDFGYLVSSDNFTSKTSDYGMIIQRRLTLDHDGNVRVYSIKDGQDKWSVSGIFRRQPCFIHGICGPSSICSYEPASGRKCSCLPGYRWLDSEDWSQGCVPKFQLWCRNNNTEQDSRFLQLPEVDFYGYDYGFFLNHTYQQCVNLCLRLCECKGFQHSSSGQGGVNGQCYLKTQLLNGHRTPGYSRSFILRLPSSMHDYDENTINIGLVCGGNRGVQVLERPYVEEKENGSVKLMMWFASALGGIEVVCIFMVWCFLFRKNNADKQIYVLAAETGFRKFSYSELKQATKNFSEEIGRGGGGTVYKGVLSDNRVAAIKRLHEVANQGESEFLAETSIIGRLNHMNLIGMLGYCAEGKHRLLVYDYMENGSLAQNLDSSSNVLDWSKRYNIALGTARGLAYLHEECLEWILHCDIKPQNVLLDSDYQPKVADFGLSKLLNRNSNLNNSNFSRIRGTRGYMAPEWVFNLPITSKVDVYSYGIVVLEMITGRSPTTGVRVTELEAESHHDERLVTWVREKKMKASEVGSTWVDRIVDPALGSNYDMNQMEILATVALECVDEDKDVRPSMSQVAERLQNHENDS; from the coding sequence ATGGCTTCTTCCACATTTTTACTACCTCTTTTCGTTTCTCTAATTTTCCATAATTTTCAGCACTCATCTTCATTCTCCCTCTCCGTGGAGAAATTCAAAGAAGATGTAATAGTGTCATCACCAAAGGGCAAATTCACTGCAGGGTTTTACCCTGTAGGGGATAACGCATACTGCTTTGCCATATGGTACACACAACCACCTCACACCCTTGTTTGGATGGCCAACCGGGACCAGCCGGTCAACGGAAAACGCTCTACCCTTTCCCTTCTCACTACCGGTAACCTCGTACTAACCGATGCTGCTCAGTTCATGGTATGGTCCACAAACACCGCCACCTCATCTAAACAAGTCCAGTTACATTTCTACGACACCGGTAACCTCGTTCTCCTCGACAACTCCGACAACGTTGCTCTTCTGTGGCAAAGCTTCGATTTCCCAACGGACACGCTTCTTCCTAATCAACCTCTCCGCAAGAGCACCAACCTTATTTCCTCGAGAAGCGGGACCAACTATTCTTCTGGTTACTACAAACTCTTCTTCGACTTTGAGAATGTTCTCCGCCTTATGTACCAGGGCCCTCAAGTTTCAAGCGTTTACTGGCCATATGATTGGCTTCGGAGCAACAATATCGATTATGGTATTGGTAATGGTAGATACACTTTCAACGATAGTAGGGTGGTTGTGCTAGATGATTTCGGCTACTTGGTTTCTTCTGATAACTTCACTTCCAAAACAAGTGATTACGGGATGATAATCCAACGGAGATTAACACTCGATCACGACGGAAATGTTCGTGTGTATAGCATCAAAGACGGACAAGACAAGTGGTCGGTATCAGGAATATTTCGGCGACAACCTTGTTTTATTCATGGGATTTGTGGTCCTAGCAGTATTTGCAGTTATGAACCAGCAAGTGGAAGAAAGTGTTCGTGCCTTCCAGGGTATCGATGGCTTGATAGCGAAGACTGGTCTCAAGGTTGTGTACCGAAGTTCCAACTTTGGTGCCGCAACAACAACACTGAGCAAGATTCTCGCTTCCTGCAGTTACCCGAAGTGGATTTTTACGGATACGACTATGGCTTCTTTCTGAATCACACGTATCAACAATGTGTAAATCTGTGCTTGCGATTGTGCGAATGCAAAGGGTTTCAACACAGCTCTTCGGGGCAAGGCGGTGTTAATGGTCAGTGCTACCTCAAGACACAGTTGTTAAATGGCCATCGTACACCGGGTTATTCGAGATCATTCATCCTGCGACTGCCTTCGTCCATGCATGACTATGACGAGAACACCATCAATATTGGTTTGGTTTGTGGGGGAAACAGAGGAGTGCAAGTACTAGAGAGACCGTATgtggaagagaaagaaaatggatCGGTCAAGCTCATGATGTGGTTTGCAAGTGCCTTGGGAGGAATTGAGGTCGTGTGCATCTTTATGGTGTGGTGTTTCTTGTTTAGGAAAAATAATGCTGATAAACAAATCTATGTTCTTGCAGCTGAAACGGGGTTTAGGAAATTCAGTTACTCTGAACTGAAACAAGCCACCAAAAACTTCAGTGAAGAGATTGGAAGGGGTGGTGGAGGTACTGTGTATAAGGGTGTCTTGTCTGATAATCGAGTAGCGGCAATAAAGAGACTGCATGAAGTAGCGAACCAAGGAGAAAGTGAGTTCCTGGCTGAAACAAGCATCATTGGAAGGCTTAACCACATGAACTTAATTGGCATGTTGGGGTATTGTGCAGAGGGTAAGCATAGGTTGTTGGTTTATGACTACATGGAGAATGGTTCTTTAGCTCAAAACCTAGATTCAAGTTCGAATGTGCTTGACTGGAGTAAAAGGTATAACATTGCTCTAGGAACGGCAAGGGGTCTGGCCTACTTGCATGAAGAATGTCTGGAGTGGATTTTGCATTGTGATATTAAGCCCCAAAATGTACTTCTTGATTCTGATTACCAACCCAAGGTAGCGGATTTTGGCTTGTCTAAGCTACTTAACCGGAACAGCAACCTCAACAATTCAAACTTCTCGAGGATAAGAGGAACAAGAGGTTACATGGCACCGGAATGGGTTTTCAACTTGCCCATCACTTCCAAGGTGGATGTCTACAGCTATGGAATTGTTGTCTTGGAGATGATAACTGGAAGGAGCCCAACAACAGGTGTCCGAGTCACAGAATTAGAAGCAGAGTCGCATCATGACGAGAGGTTAGTGACTTGGGTGAgggagaaaaagatgaaagcATCAGAAGTGGGATCAACTTGGGTGGATCGAATCGTTGACCCTGCTTTGGGATCAAACTATGACATGAATCAAATGGAGATATTAGCAACGGTGGCTTTGGAATGTGTAGACGAAGACAAAGACGTGAGGCCCAGCATGAGTCAAGTTGCTGAGAGGCTCCAAAATCACGAAAATGATTCTTGA